A genomic stretch from Psilocybe cubensis strain MGC-MH-2018 chromosome 1, whole genome shotgun sequence includes:
- a CDS encoding 6-phosphogluconate dehydrogenase, decarboxylating — protein sequence MNDKGFTVVAYNRTTSKVDHFLANEAKGDIQELVSKLKRPRKIVLLVKAGSAVDDFIHQLEPFLEKGDIIIDGGNSHYPDSIRRTKELEAKGLLFVGSGVSGGEEGARYGPSLMPGGSPAAWPAIKEIFQKTAAQVNGEPCCDWVGETGSGHYVKMVHNGIEYGDMQLIAEAYDILKRGLGLAEDEIADIFLKWNKGVLDSFLIEITANILKFKDDDGEPVVTKILDKAGQKGTGKWTAIAALDAGTAVTLIGEAVFARCLSAIKDERVRASKAIAGPPKEPFRGDKQLFIDDLEQALYASKIISYTQGFMLMRETAKEVGWNLNYSGIASMWRGGCIIKSVFLGDITAAYQKKPDLESLLFDDFFNKAVHKAQPGWRRVIAQAVLWGIPTPAFSTALAFFDGYRSAIVPANLLQAQRDYFGAHTFRVLPGKENDKFKAGEDIR from the exons ATGAATGACAAGGGCTTCACTGTCGTTGCTTACAATCGCACTACCAGCAAGGTCGATCACTTCCTTGCTAACGAGGCCAAGGGCGA CATTCAGGAACTGGTTTCCAAACTCAAGCGCCCCCGCAAAatcgtcctcctcgtcaaGGCTGGGTCTGCCGTCGATGATTTTATTCATCAACTCGAGCCATTCCTTGAAAAAGGTGATATCATCATTGACGGTGGTAACTCTCATTACCCAGACTCGATCCGTCGCACCAAAGAATTGGAAGCCAAAGGCCTCCTTTTCGTCGGTTCCGGCGTTTCTGGTGGCGAGGAGGGTGCCCGTTATGGGCCATCTCTCATGCCAGGTGGTTCCCCCGCTGCTTGGCCTGCTATCAAGGAGATTTTCCAGAAAACCGCAGCGCAGGTGAACGGTGAGCCATGCTGCGACTGGGTCGGCGAGACAGGCTCTGGACACTATGTCAAGATGGTGCACAATG GTATCGAATACGGAGATATGCAGCTGATCGCTGAGGCCTATGATATTTTGAAGAGGGGCCTCGGATTGGCCGAGGATGAAATTGCCGATATCTTTTTGAAGTGGAATAAGGGCGTCCTCGACTCTTTCTTGATCGAAATTACTGCCAACATTCTCAAATTTAAAGACGACGATGGCGAACCTGTCGTCACCAAAATACTTGACAAAGCCGGTCAAAAGGGAACTGGGAAATGGACTGCGATTGCTGCTCTTGATGCAGGAACTGCAG TTACTCTCATTGGAGAAGCCGTTTTTGCTCGTTGCCTGTCAGCCATTAAAGACGAGCGTGTCCGTGCGAGCAAAGCCATCGCTGGACCTCCTAAGGAACCATTCCGAGGTGACAAACAACTTTTCATTGATGATCTCGAGCAAGCCCTCTATGCTTCCAAGATTATCTCCTATACCCAAGGATTCATGCTCATGAGGGAAACCGCGAAGGAG GTTGGCTGGAACCTCAACTACTCCGGAATTGCTTCTATGTGGCGTGGTGGATGCATTATAAAA AGTGTTTTCTTGGGCGACATCACTGCTGCCTACCAGAAGAAGCCCGACTTAGAGTCTCTCTTGTTCGATGACTTTTTCAACAAAG CTGTACACAAAGCTCAACCCGGTTGGAGACGAGTTATTGCTCAAGCTGTCCTCTGGGGTATCCCTACTCCTGCCTTTAGCACCGCTCTTGCTTTCTTCGACGGCTACAGAAGCGCTATTGTACCTGCCAACCTTCTGCAAGCTCAG CGTGATTACTTCGGTGCTCATACCTTCCGTGTTCTTCCTGGCAAAGAGAACGAcaaattcaaggctgggGAAGACATCCGTTAG
- a CDS encoding Oxysterol-binding protein-related protein 3, translating to MAPPPVIHEGWVLKKRRKKMQGFARRYFTLYQSGMLSYAFEPGQPIRDHVFLHNAAISTSPGRKDIHVDSNTATFHIKCLSTDDFEKWMSAFRKFISVGLEAKKTALHRQASRKASLNLNLNRSGTLLEEMGTSIVELENSISSLILDLNPPRIPSLNRKHAHSKESMFALFKRPHHHTSQEANQDFAHEVPHSTIKHETLQDVKNKFEVVKAQYTSLVKLMQESLNDSTLMAPLPSTVEEEELPEHFNQRTSTPATRKSFRDSIASTSDSVVEWFDAVDEGPQEFIMDLGHDVSEPGSRLLSTSTETSSIDTDIESASSEPVQDVVASGTVQVVRRTQLPCLPPSDEGSLFTILKKNVGKDLSTITFPVTFNEPLTMLQRTAEEVEYYHLLDDAAATDDPVARMSYIAAFAVSGYAHTRHRSGRKGFNPMLAETFEDIRMKFIAEKVRHNPLEIAYHAEGTNWELSATSCGKTKFWGKSLEIIPLGINRLRIGDESYVWKKPSSFIRNLMVGTKYFEHTGKMTIENMTTQYRCVIDFKQNGYWGPTNVVSAQIYDSDGETVGHLDGKWDDQISQMLDDSHFHVLWKINPFPKNAPECYGFTSYAITLNELDGNSVGKLPPTDSRLRPDVRALENGELDLAEEEKLRVEQLQRDRRNKGVERQPRWFKQVGDEWHYTGGYWEGRSRGWKQDPILPLW from the exons ATGGCCCCCCCGCCTGTCATTCATGAGGGCTGGGTTCTGAAGAAACGGAGAAAGAAGATGCAAG GCTTTGCCCGTCGTTACTTTACTTTATATCAGTCAGGAATGTTGTCCTACGCCTTTGAACCTGGTCAGCCTATCAGGGACCATGTATTCCTTCACAATGCAGCCATTTCCACCTCTCCTGGGCGCAAGGATATCCACGTCGACTCCAATACTGCAACTTTCCATATCAAATGTCTCAGTACTGACGACTTCGAAAAATGGATGTCGGCCTTCAG GAAGTTCATTTCAGTTGGTCTTGAGGCAAAAAAGACTGCTCTGCACCGCCAAGCCTCGAGGAAAGCGAGCCTTAATTTGAATTTAAACCGCTCTGGCACTCTACTTGAGGAAATGGGGACT AGCATTGTAGAACTCGAGAACTCCATCTCATCGTTGATTTTGGACCTTAATCCTCCACGAATACCGAGTTTGAATAGGAAGCATGCACACAGCAAAGAGTCCATGTTCGCGTTGTTTAAGAGGC CACATCACCATACGTCACAAGAAGCTAATCAGGATTTCGCGCATGAAGTTCCCCACTCAACAATCAAACATGAAACCCTTCAAGACGTTAAGAATAAATTTGAAGTCGTGAAAGCTCAATATACGTCGCTTGTTAAACTCATGCAAGAGTCGTTGAATGATTCTACACTCATGGCCCCTCTTCCATCtacagtggaagaagaagaattgccTGAGCATTTTAATCAAAGGACTTCGACGCCTGCTACTAGAAAATCATTTCGGGATTCAATTGCTAGTACGAGTGACAGCGTAGTGGAATGGTTTGATGCGGTCGACGAAGGACCTCAGGAATTCATAATGGATTTGGGCCACGACGTTTCTGAACCTGGCAGTCGCCTACTGTCCACTAGTACAGAAACATCGAGCATTGATACTGACATTGAAAGTGCATCATCTGAACCAGTACAAGACGTCGTTGCGTCTGGGACAGTACAGGTTGTCCGCCGGACTCAACTGCCATGTTTACCGCCAAGTGACGAAGGGAGTTTGTTCACTATTTTAAAGAAGAATGTCGGCAAG GACCTCTCAACAATCACTTTTCCAGTGACTTTTAACGAACCGTTAACCATGCTGCAAAGGACAGCAGAGGAAGTCGAGTACTACCACCTTCTTGATGACGCTGCAGCAACAGATGATCCCGTGGCTCGCATGTCATATATTGCAGCATTTGCTGTATCTGGATATGCTCACACTCGACATCGATCTGGTCGCAAAGGATT TAATCCTATGTTGGCAGAAACATTTGAAGATATTCGAATGAAGTTCATTGCCGAGAAAGTCCGTCATAATCCGCTTGAAATTGCTTACCATGCCGAAGGAACAAACTGGGAGCTTAGTGCAACCTCATGTGGCAAAACAAAGTTCTGGG GAAAAAGCTTGGAAATAATACCCCTGGGAATAAACCGCCTCAGAATAGGCGACGAATCTTACGTCTG GAAGAAGCCGTCTTCATTTATCAGGAATCTTATGGTCGGAACAAAGTATTTTGAACACACCGGAAAAATGACCATCGAAAACATGACAACTCAATATCGGTGTGTAATCGACTTCAAACAAAATGGATACTGGGGCCCCACGAATGTTGTGTCTGCCCAAATTTATGATTCAGATGGCGAAACAGTTGGACATTTGGACGGGAAATGGGATGATCAAATTTCGCAAATGCTGGATGATTCCCATTTCCACGTGCTTTGGAAAATTAACCCTTTTCCAAAAAACGCCCCGGAATGCTACGGCTTTACTTCATATGCCATCACTTTGAACGAATTGGATGGTAATTCTGTTGGAAAACTCCCCCCCACGGATTCTAGACTTCGGCCTGATGTCAGAGCCCTCGAAAACGGAGAATTGGACTTGGCGGAAGAGGAAAAGTTAAGGGTTGAGCAGTTACAACGCGATAGGAGAAACAAAGGCGTAGAGCGACAGCCAAGATGGTTCAAACAGGTCGGGGATGAATGGCATTATACCGGTGGTTACTGGGAAGGCAGGTCCCGAGGATGGAAGCAGGATCCTATTTTACCCCTCTGGTAA
- a CDS encoding putative beta-glucosidase L: MSPEWASAYTKAQAAVKKLSLQDKVNLATDEIIRAINVAATFNRTLMRSRGAALGAEFRGKGIHVALGPMMNLARVPAAGRNWEGFGSDPYLSGEGAYETIMGIQANGVQATAKHYINNEQEHSRETSSSVQHELYALPFLRSVQANVASVMCSYINGSFACENDKMLNGILKGEFGFPGYVMSDWAATHSTLSVNKGLDMTMPGDITFSSGTTYFGNNLIAAVQSGSVPQSRVDDMATRILAAWYLMGQDSGFPAVNFNAWNLNAPINTHVNVQADHKNVIRDIAAASTVLLKNVKSALPLKAPKTIAIVGNGAGPGSKGPNGYTDRGGNDGVLAMGWGSGTADFPYLINPLDAITSRAASDSSTVSSSLSDTDLNSM; the protein is encoded by the exons ATGTCTCCGGAGTGGGCGTCAGCCTATACTAAG GCCCaagctgcagtcaaaaaaCTCTCGTTACAAGACAAAGTCAATCTGGCTACTG ATGAAATCATTAGAGCGATCAATGTTGCTGCAACTTTCAACAGAACTCTTATGAGATCCCGAGGAGCCGCCCTTGGAGCCGAGTTCCGTGGAAAAGGTATTCATGTTGCTCTTGGTCCAATGAT GAACCTAGCTCGTGTACCTGCTGCAGGAAGGAACTGGGAAGG ATTTGGCTCCGATCCCTATCTTTCTGGCGAAGGAGCATACGAAACGATTATGGGTATCCAGGCCAACGGAGTTCAGG CCACCGCAAAACATTATATCAACAATGAGCAGGAACACTCCAGAGAAACGAGCTCTTCCGTT CAACATGAACTTTATGCACTTCCT TTCCTGCGAAGCGTGCAGGCTAACGTTGCCTCTGTTATGTGCAGTTACA TCAATGGAAGTTTTGCATGCGAAAATGACAAGATGCTCAATGGTATCTTGAAAGGAGAGTTTGGATTCCCCGGTT ATGTAATGTCTG ACTGGGCAGCAACG CACTCCACGTTATCTGTTAACAAGGGCCTTGAC ATGACCATGCCAG GCGACATTACCTTCTCTTCAG GAACAACATACTTCGGTAACAATTTAATTGCTGCAGTACAATCTGGTTCCGTTCCTCAATCTCGTGTCGAT GATATGGCTACCCGAATTCTGGCTGCTTG GTATTTGATGGGACAAGACAGTGGCTTCCCAGCAGTTAACTTCAATGCATGGAATTTGAATGCACCAATCAATACCCATGTCAACGTACAAGCAGACCACAAAAA CGTTATCCGAGACATAGCTGCAGCGTCTACTGTACTACTCAAGAATGTAAAAAGTGCTTTGCCACTCAAGGCGCCTAAAACCATTGCCATCGTTGGAAACGGCGCAGGCCCAGGATCAAAGGGACCAAACGG ATACACAGACCGTGGCGGTAATGATGGAGTCCTTGCCATGG GCTGGGGCAGTGGAACCGCCGATTTCCCGTACCTCATTAAC CCTCTAGATGCGATCACATCTAGGGCTGCATCCGATTCTTCGACGGTGTCTTCATCTTTGAGTGATACCGATTTGAACA GTATGTAA
- a CDS encoding Asparagine synthetase domain-containing protein 1 produces the protein MYEEEMYFAGTERFSKGWRLACIYHANGQIDLTIRFTLRYQKNKTMVSSSLMFFALLSKQQIYVIFLAGLRESSERLYFGRDPLGRRSLLLHAPTQDMPYLLLSSVSGGANPAYDFLELPTEYIYSFDLKSWEPSLDIHASFHQNLVANSRVPALSDVVLKSFAVPAKINITLPSGDIPQVKNLANIPQHLKHAVDDLIYQLDRSVMLQVSNIPYHSERNKARVAVLFSGGIDSTILTFLANKYIPLEEPIDLLNVAFENPRKIRVQQQGNIGGVSKRHKKRTHSKERNMEHNEKRVISYLVPDRVTGMQEVEELRRLCPGRTWNFVEINVPFEECQAARPLVESLMHPSRTVMDLSLALALFFASRGVGQIRKNFESDPVPYTSEAKVLINGLGSDELLGGYGRHRSVYSSGGWEAVINELQEEIDRIPTRNLGRDDRVISCHGKETRHPFLSLSLVSFLASLPVHFKMDPRLEPGIGDKMLLRLAARKIGLTEASSRKKRAMQFGSHSARMDGERRGDMGLDEAIS, from the exons ATGTACGAGGAAGAAATGTACTTTGCTGGAACGGAGAG ATTTTCGAAGGGATGGAGGTTGGCTTGTATATATCATGCCAATGGCCAAATTGATCTGACCATTCGTTTCACGTTAAGATATCAGAAGAACAAAACGATGGTGTCAAGCTCTTTGATGTTCTTTGCTCTGCTGTCGAAACAGCAGATATATGTCATATTTTTAGCAGGATTGAGG GAATCCTCAGAGCGTTTATATTTTGGACGTGATCCCCTAGGTCGGCGATCGTTGCTCCTCCACGCACCAACACAAGATATGCCTTATTTGCTGTTATCATCTGTGTCGGGCGGTGCAAATCCTGCTTATGATTTTCTGGAGCTTCCCACTGAGTATATATACAGTTTCGATCTTAAATCTTGGGAGCCATCGTTAGAC ATACATGCCTCTTTTCATCAAAATCTTGTTGCAAACTCCAGAGTTCCGGCTCTATCTGACGTTGTGTTGAAATCATTT GCCGTTCCCGCTAAAATCAATATCACATTACCTTCAGGAGATATCCCACAAGTAAAAAATTTAGCAAATATTCCTCAACATCTTAAACATGCAGTAGATGATCTCATATATCAACTCGATCGAAGTGTTATGCTCCAGGTGAGCAATATTCCCTACCATTC agaaagaaataaGGCCAGAGTTGCAGTACTGTTTAGCGGTGGAATCGACTCCACAATCTTGACTTTTTTGGCAAACAA GTACATACCCTTGGAAGAGCCAATCGATTTGCTCAACGTGGCCTTCGAAAATCCTCGAAAGATCCGAGTTCAGCAGCAAGGAAATATTGGAGGTGTTTCAAAACGACACAAAAAGCGGACACATTCAAAAGAGCGCAACATGGAACACAATGAGAAACGCGTTATTTCGTACCTTGTCCCAGATAGAGTAACTGGAATGCAAGAAGTCGAAGAACTTCGCAGGCTTTGTCCTGGTCGCACTTGGAACTTC GTCGAGATCAATGTCCCATTCGAG GAATGCCAGGCTGCACGGCCCTTGGTGGAGTCACTCATGCATCCAAGTCGGACTGTCATGGATCTT AGTCTTGCATTGGCGTTGTTCTTTGCATCTAGAGGAGTAGGCCAGATTCGGAAGAATTTCGAGTCGGATCCTGTACCATACACCAGCGAAGCCAAGGTTCTTATCAATGGACTTGGCTCCGATGAACTACTTGGAGGATATGGTCGCCATCGTTCTGTCTATAGTAGCGGTGGTTGGGAGGCAGTCATCAACGAA TTACAAGAAGAAATCGATCGTATACCGACTAGAAACTTGGGCAGAGACGATCGTGTAATTTCCTGCCATGGCAAAGAAACACGCCATCCTTTCCTCTCCTTAAGCCTGGTGTCTTTTCTAGCTTCCTTGCCTGTGCACTTCAAAATGGATCCTCGACTAGAGCCTGGCATTGGAGATAAGATGTTACTGCGATTGGCGGCCAGGAAGATCGGTCTTACAGAGGCTAGCAGTCGTAAAAAGCGTGCCATGCAATTTGGTAGTCATTCAGCAAGAATGGATGGAGAACGCCGAGGAGACATGGGGTTAGATGAAGCCATTTCCTAG
- a CDS encoding Ras- protein Rab-7 → MGRVLLKVIILGDSGVGKTSLMNQYVNKRFSNQYKATIGADFLTKEVMVDDRLVTMQLWDTAGQERFQSLGVAFYRGADCCVLVYDVNSAKSFETLDSWRDEFLIQASPHDPENFPFVVLGNKIDVEEGKRQVTQKRAMTWCQSKGNIPYFETSAKEAINVEQAFQTIAKNALQQEAEEQLYVDYPDPIQLDSESSQSYGCNC, encoded by the exons ATGGGCCGTGTACTACTCAAG GTTATCATCCTCGGAGACAGTGG AGTCGGGAAGACCTCACTCATGAACCAATACGTTAACAAACGGTTTAGCAACCAATATAAGGCCACTATCGGCGCAGACTT CTTGACTAAGGAGGTCATGGTAGATGACCGACTAGTCACCATGCAG CTGTGGGACACTGCCGGTCAAGAACGATTCCAATCTCTCGGTGTTGCGTTCTATCGGGGCGCGGACTGCTGCGTTCTAGTATACGACGTGAACAGCGCCAAATCTTTTGAGACTCTGGACAGCTGGCGTGATGAGTTCCTAATCCAGGCTAGTCCTCATGATCCCGAGAACTTCCCTTTTGTGGTCTTGGGCAATAAAATAGATGTGGAAGAAGGAAAGCGACAG GTTACTCAGAAACGAGCCATGACGTGGTGCCAGTCGAAGGGAAACATCCCCTATTTTGAAACATCAGCCAAGGAAGCAATTAATGTCGAGCAGGCTTTCCAGACAATTGCCAAGAATGCGTTGCAACAAGAGGCGGAGGAACAGCT CTATGTTGACTACCCCGATCCTATCCAATTGGATTCTGAAAGCTCTCAGAGCTACGGATGCAACTGCTAG
- a CDS encoding Oligouridylate-binding protein 1A has translation MLTEIFAVAGPVQHVKIIPDRNYQHGGLNYGFVEYMDMRAAETALQTLNGRKIFDTEIRVNWAYQGQQNKEDTTGHYHVFVGDLSPEVNDEVLAKAFSAFGTMSDARVMWDMNSGKSRGYGFLAFRDKTDAEQAIATMNGEWLGSRAIRVNWANQKTQGAPPGASSPHASSAPLGGTGGAPAPINFQGGPLSYESVVQQTPAYNSTVYVGNLVPYCTQADLIPLFQSIGYLSEIRMQADRGFAFVKLDTHEHAAMAIVQLQGQMVHGRPIKCSWGKDRADGAAAQPAVSPTAAATPYGNMPMYGMPQPTSYGQYGFGGYAGFPGQAAAAPGGATSASPGMPQTGAPTAGLGLTVGGQQPGADLNSAAGAQTAQPQWGATDPNYYSNYWGGYYGQQAATTQPTGGDTQMQGPA, from the exons ATGTTGACCGAGATTTTTGCTGTTGCTGGGCCCGTGCAACACGTTAAAATCATCCCAGACAGGAACTATCAACACGGTGGCCTGAATTATGGATTCGTGGAGTATATGGACATGCGTGCTGCAGAAACTGCGCTTCAAACTTTGAACGGCCGTAAAATATTTGATACGGAGATTCGAGTTAATTGGGCCTATCAAGGTCAACAAAATAAAGAGGACACCACAGGTCACTACCATGTCTTCGTAGGGGACCTTAGCCCTGAAGTCAACGACGAGGTTCTTGCCAAAGCATTTAGCGCCTTTGGAACCATGTCGGATGCGCGTGTTATGTGGGATATGAACTCTGGAAAATCTCGTGGTTACGGCTTCCTTGCTTTCCGCGATAAAACGGACGCGGAGCAAGCAATCGCCACCATGAATGGCGAATGGTTAGGATCAAGGGCAATTCGCGTCAACTGGGCCAATCAGAAAACTCAGGGTGCCCCCCCTGGTGCTAGTTCTCCGCATGCTTCAAGCGCGCCGCTCGGAGGCACTGGAGGTGCTCCTGCTCCTATCAACTTCCAAGGCGGGCCTTTGTCGTATGAATCTGTTGTTCAGCAGACACCAGCCTATAACTCTACAGTTTACGTGGGCAATCTCGTTCCTTACTGCACCCAAGCAGACCTTATTCCTTTGTTCCAATCGATCGGTTATCTGTCCGAAATTCGTATGCAAGCTGATCGCGGATTCGCTTTTGTCAAATTGGACACTCATGAACATGCTGCCATGGCTATTGTCCAATTGCAGGGCCAAATGGTTCATGGTAGACCTATCAAGTGCAGTTGGGGTAAGGACAGAGCTGATGGCGCTGCCGCTCAGCCAGCTGTTAGCCCAACCGCAGCAGCTACTCCCTACGGCAATATG CCTATGTACGGCATGCCCCAACCGACTAGCTATGGGCAATATGGCTTTGGCGGTTACGCCGGATTCCCTGGCCAAGCAGCCGCAGCTCCTGGTGGAGCAACCTCGGCATCTCCTGGAATGCCTCAAACTGGTGCACCCACCGCGGGATTGGGACTTACTGTCGGGGGACAGCAACCCGGTGCAGATTTGAACTCTGCCGCAGGTGCTCAGACCGCTCAACCTCAGTGGGGTGCTACCGACCCAAATTACTATTCGAATTATTGGGGAG GCTACTATGGTCAACAAGCTGCGACTACCCAACCCACTGGAGGCGATACACAGATGCAAGGACCAGCCTAA
- a CDS encoding Prohibitin-1, subunit of the prohibitin complex (Phb1p-Phb2p): protein MAFTQNAGRLLVPLAVGVAALQASLYDVPGGYRAVMFDRFSGVSDKATGEGTHFLVPWLQRAILYDCRIKPRNISTTTGSKDMQMVSITLRVLSRPDLEHLPKIYQSLGLDYDERVLPSIGNEVLKSIVAQFDAAELITQREVVSSRIRADLLQRAGEFNIKLEDVSITHLTFGKEFTQAVEAKQIAQQDAERAKFIVEKADQERQAAVIRAEGEAEAALTISKALEKAGDAFVALRKIEASKAIAQSLSNNPNVAYIPSGSGNFILALDCHLVCLCISRLPFLFSSPLSSLSSLLFFLSCDGLLSYTISQFSVFCLIFSLIFLNHESNGHG from the exons ATGGCTTTTACCCAAAATGCAGGGAGACTTTTAG TCCCACTGGCTGTTGGTGTTGCCGCGCTTCAAGCAAGCCTTTACGATGTTCCAGGAGGTTACCGAGCTGTTATGTTCGACAGATTCTCGGGCGTCAGTGACAAg GCAACTGGCGAAGGAACGCACTTTCTTGTTCCTTGGCTTCAACGGGCGATTTTATACGATTGTCGTATTAAACCAAGA AACATTTCCACAACAACCGGCTCAAAAGATATGCAAATGGTTTCAATAACCCTCCGTGTCCTTTCCCGTCCCGATCTCGAGCATTTGCCAAAAATTTACCAGAGTTTGGGTTTGGATTATGACGAGAGAGTCCTGCCATCAATTGGAAACGAAGTCCTAAAAAGCATTGTTGCTCAGTTTGACGCCGCAGAATTGATCACACAGCGAGAAGTG GTATCCTCACGAATTCGTGCGGACCTTCTTCAACGTGCTGGAGAATTCAACATCAAGTTGGAAGATGTTTCTATCACTCATCTTACTTTTGGAAAG GAATTTACTCAAGCTGTCGAGGCCAAACAAATCGCGCAGCAAG ACGCTGAACGTGCCAAATTCATTGTCGAGAAG GCGGACCAAGAGCGGCAAGCAGCTGTTATTAGGGCTGAGGGAGAGGCAGAAGCTGCACTGACTATTTCTAAAGCTCTTGAGAAGGCCGGTGACGCGTTTGTTGCGCTTCGAAAGATCGAGGCTAGCAAAGCAATTGCGCAGTCCCTATCTAATAATCCCAACGTCGCCTACATCCCTAGTGGAAGTGGCAAT TTCATCCTTGCTCTTGACTGCCATCTAGTCTGTCTCTGTATCTCTcgtcttccttttctcttttcctctcctctctcaTCTCTCTCgtctctcctctttttcctctcttGTGACGGACTTCTATCGTATACGATCTCCcaattttctgtctttt GTCTCATTTTTTCACTCATCTTTTTAAATCATGAATCCAATGGGCATGGGTAG
- a CDS encoding Protein tipD, whose protein sequence is MTEPSWQELLRLRLVERNNTESAFAPIIEQYRRLAQQTKLLKERNATLLRAVGSVKGSPTGSSSGEERVFILPSNPVRAAYLASLESQISSLRDELANLYKTQGQNAQRLLSMNETLREKEELSRIDSENLRKAREEITSLRKKVDLHAELIAEKDRTIQILSDEVNTSLLELSQIEERNLTLSKDNAKLLQRWLDAKQLEANRMNEANEFYENMRTRHETVLSWREGSGQDGAMSNAGTSDSSRPISGSGKELTNPDIQTVMKKNGPSPPIAQGMDLTPNG, encoded by the exons ATGACCGAACCCTCCTGGCAAGAGCTTCTGCGGTTACGTCTTGTGGAAAGAAATAACACAGAGTCTGCCTTTGCTCCCATAATAGAGCAAT ACCGCAGACTAGCTCAACAAACCAAATTACTCAAAGAGAGAAATGCGACGCTGCTACGCGCTGTTGGTAGTGTTAAAGGCTCTCCAACCGGGTCGAGTTCCGGTGAAGAGCGAGTGTTCATTCTCCCTTC TAACCCTGTTCGCGCTGCATATCTAGCTTCTTTAGAGTCTCAAATATCATCGTTGCGCGATGAACTAGCCAACTTGTACAAAACTCAGGGGCAGAATGCGCAACGTCTGTTGTCAATGAATGAGACGTTACGCGAAAAGGAGGAATTATCAAGGATCGACTCCGAAAATTTGAGGAAGGCCCGAGAGGAGATAACTTCTCTTCGCAAAAAAGTTGACCTACATGCAGAGCTGATAGCAGAGAAAGATAGAACTATTCAG ATATTGAGTGACGAGGTCAACACGTCGCTTCTAGAGCTCAGTCAAATCGAAGAACGCAATCTAACGCTTTCCAAGGATAATGCCAAATTACTGCAGCGCTGGTTGGACGCCAAACAGCTAGAAGCTAATCGCATGAATGAAGCAAATGAATTTTACGAAAATATGCGTACAAGACATGAGACTGTGCTATCTTGGAGAGAGGGTTCTGGTCAGGATGGTGCTATGTCAAATGCTGGCACCTCTGACTCAAGTCGGCCTATTTCGGGGTCGGGAAAAGAGTTGACCAATCCGGACATTCAAAcagtgatgaagaagaatggACCATCGCCTCCAATAGCACAGGGGATGGACTTGACACCGAATGGCTAG